The DNA segment caGATCCTTCAGCCACCCCCTGTGGAAAGACTCTGAACACCAGCTCACTCAGTCATCACCCATGAAACCGAAGCGACAGCAACActtcaccacctcggccGGTCCCGATCTGTCGTTTTATGCAGGCTCCAAACAAATCAGCGACGTTTACGTTTCTACAAACTATGCCGCCAATtccgatgacgatgatgatgacctccccatccaatcCTTCCAGGCCAGAAACAGCATTCGCATATCACCACCCCGAACCCCACCAATGCGCAGCCGCAGCCTCATGAAGAAGCCCAGAGACAGGCAATCAGCAGCGGACAATGACAACGCGGTGAACAACAAGACGGGCCAGGAAGGTGCCGACCTCTTGTTGTACCTCGccgcctcgccctccccggCTCAACCCCGAACCAACAACCGGCTGATGGAGCCCCCCTCCACTCCACCACCTAAGAAGAACAACTTGGCGCTTCCATCCTCGATGATGACCACCCCAGGCGGAGGCAATCCCTTCCCCGCCACACCCGGCATGAACGCCTTCAACTTTGAAGACTTTGTGCACATGACGCCGAGCCCGGCGCAAAAGCCGTGGAAGACTCCGCTCGGAATGGGCGGCAGGACGCCGGCGAGTgtggcgaggagaaggcttACGTTTGATGATACGACTGCTTGAGACACATTTGGGCCTCTAATGCTGGTGTTTATGTCCTTTTTTTTACTTGTTGGTTTTTTCTTGATACCCTACTTTGCATCGACAAATTTGACCTGAATTTTTATTTATAAACAAATCCTCCCCTGTTTATCACcgtcccttccccctttgttttttttttttttggcttgtCGTTTTTGAGCAAAGCAATGGAGTTTAGGGAATTGGGGTGCCTTTGCGTTTTctgttttatttttatttttatatCATGTCATTACACTCTCAACCACCAAGAATAACAAACGCAAACAAATCTTGTTCGGCAAAGTTTTTAATTATTACCCTTCGACCTCAACGCACTTTTACACACAAGTTTCTGCTTATCTTTTGCTGcgctgttttttttttttttcctttttttgggggggaaatGATTGGATGGATGTATGGATGGGACAGAGGATTGATTCAAGGGGACTGGGAAAGAGAAATGATGGGTTTTTGGTGCATGAATGGCTGGTTggcttggttggttggttggcttgGTGAATGTTTTGTTGTATGTAGGGGAGTTGTAGCGGTGTGAATTTTGGGTTTGGAGCTAGGCTGGCTAGTGGTAGTGTGCACTCGTTGtctgtgtgtatgtgtgtgaaTGTTGTTTGTATGTACAAATGTGTGTGCTCACATAGGCGGGAATCGAATTGAACTTGAAAGAGCATCTCTGAGCTTGATTTGCACCATTTGCGATGAACCAGtgaacaaagaaaaaagacgCGTTCACAGGAgcgcttttttttttcagctTCCTGTGCGTGTTTGACTCGCGTTTTCACGCGGCATTTTCGCACCCATGAGACCCCTGCAGCGTGAACTTTCGTGACTTGGATGTGCAAGAGGTGGGGTGGGTCGTGACGAGGGGTTAAAGTGCTTTTGGACCAATCATCTTACACCTTTGcacaccctcttcttccagagGTGCATAATGTTTGGAATGGACAGGAACAAGGACAGCCAGTGACAATCAACTATCATCCTATTTTTATATAGCCCATAACTTTTGATTCCCAGTCATGAACAGTAAAAAGCTCGAATCATAAGGGTATCCATCTATCCTAGGAGGAGTAGGCTGTGTGGCACGCTATATCCCACCCACTTGACGATGACACCAAACACCGGTTGGCTATGCACACCTGTCAACGATGCTGACCCAATGAACTTGGCATATCCCTGCAGCTTAATCActgtcctcatcatcctcatcctcatcactatcctcctcatcagcctcctccagccaatCCACCAAAACCTTGCACCTCTCCTTGACAGTGGTCATCGTGTCACCCTCGGCAGCTCTCCTATCAGCCCACCAAGCGAGAAtaccatcctcctcaagcaCATCCAAGGTGTAAAGCTGCTGAAGCAAAGCAGCAAGGAGTGTCCCAGCTCTACTAGGCTCAAGTCCCCTGACGCTCACCAGCCCCTTTTGCAGCGCAAGCGCAAACTCGGTTTGCTGCTTGacatcgtcaccaccaacaccgacatCCTTGATGAACTTGACGGCCCCGTTCTTGTCTTTGAGAACTctctcggcagccttggctGGTTCCAGACCACCATGCTCTGGGGTCAACATCTCAGCCGCACGCTTGGTAAACGCAACGGCAATAGCGCGGCGCATGGAGCTGTCTGAAGCGTTGTTAGCCAACCTAAGACCCATGAACTCCAGCTTGGCCGAGTCAAAGTCTGCATTGTCATCCCCCCGAAGAGCGTCCACCAAGCCATTGACTGCATCACCGTGGAAGGCGTCAGGTTTGGAGGCATCGTCAGAGGTGAATGATGACAGGCGCTCCCTCTGCCCATCACCAGCATGCAAGTATCCAGCATgctcgtcatcctcatctgaGTCATAGTCGTCCTCTGATGCGAGCGTAGAGACAGATAAtgtggagatgttgaggccCTCGAGTGAGTAGATGAGGTTGTTTTGTAGCTGGGCTGggtctccatcaccctcatcatcagaatCCGAATCTGAGTCGTCTGCCGTGACGCTGTAGACGGCACCCTTTCCACCCGGCCCCACAAGAGAAGCGTCGTTCTCAACGGGCTGACCGTTATCCGTCTTGGCGGAAATCCGCGCTGGTGGCTTTGTTGGCAACCTGACATCTCTATCGATCTCCACATTATAGGAAATCAGGGACCCCTCTGGGATTTGCGCATTCGCCCCAATCTTGACACCGCCTGCCAATATCGAGTGCGTAATGACGGCACCATCCTCAATGGTGGAATCATCAAAGATGTAGCTGTCTTTGATCTTGACATTCTTGCCAACCTgacacctcctcccaacaacGCTGCCCGAGATAACGCTCCCAGCCTTGATGGATGTGTCCTTCCCAATGGCCGACTGTAACACCTTGCTCCCTCTTTCTACCAATACGCCCGACTCGACGAAAGAGTTGTTCTTGACCTTCTGGTATGATTGGTCGTGCATGAGGTTGCTGTCTGGCGCAAAGGGGAGCACCCATCGCTCGAGAATATCCTTACTGATGCAATCGTACATCTGCAGGTTGCTGGCGCGGGCCGCGTACCCGTTCTCGAAGATCTCAGTGTAGATCAACTTGCCGTTTAGTTCCCAATCCTTCAGCACACCATGCAAAAAGTTTTTCCTCGGCAGCTCATAATCGAAACTCTCAGACCACAAGGCCAAGACATCGGGTGTGCAAATATCGATACCGCAGTCGATAAGGTCGCTTCGTAATTCGAAAGATCCGTGCTTGAATACTGAAGGGTCCAAAAGTAGTCGTCGGTCCTTCATTAATGGGTGGATCTCATCGTACTGCAAGCACCTGCCGTCTGTGTCATCGATAACAAAGACAGGCGTGATACCTCGAGCTTTGGCGGCTCTGTGAGGTTCCTCTCCAACGGAGCGCAAAACAACTGTCATGCAGGCATCGCAGTTCGCTTCCCTTCTCGCTCTGTGCTTGGCCAAAATGCCATCTAGCTGGATGTTGGCGACCAGGTCACCATGGACGAGAATGAAGTCGCCCGAGATCAAACTGCGCTTGTCCAGGTCGCGAAGAAAGTCGCCGACTGAGGTGGCGTCGGATACTCGGATGAactcgagggaggagaagggggagatggcgctGTTGGGACTCCATCGTGTGGATTCGTGGATGTATTGCTCGATGTCTTCGGAGTGTGTGCCGCAGTATATAAAGACCTCCTGTACGCCGTTCGAGGCAAGGAATTCGAGGGTATACTCGATGACTGGGATGTTGACCAAGGGGAGAAGACACTATGGATGGGATCAGTCATTGAGAGTTCAATATGGTCGGTTTGTAGCTGGGGGGCATACCCTAGGCTTATCCAGAGTGAATGGTCTGAATCTGTCTTGGAAGTAATCGGCAATGATCACAGCCTGGAGGGCATCCTCTCTCTTGTCATCGCCGCCAGCCTTGGCAggcttcttgcccttgccggcgGCACCCTTACCACCTTGTTTGGACATGTAGATTTTGGTTATCTTTCTGGTCAGTGATTGTGGTGGGTGCGATTGCCAGGGGTAGCTCAGGTTGTGGATGGTAGCGCCTCGGTTTGGGCAACGCAATGACGGAAACGGCCAGAGAATGAAATAGCTGTGCAAACTGACGTGTGAGTCAATCAATGCCCCCCCAATTCTCGAAACTTTAGAAGGTGGGACACCTCATGTGGGGCGCGGGGTAAATGTGGCTTGCAAGGCTGAGGGACGAGGCTCCGCTTTGGAAAGTCAACCGGAGTTGATATCAGATGAGAAGAGGCACATCAACCGTGAATTTAATGATTTGGGTGCTGGAATAGATGCCATTCTTTTAAATTCTACTTACAAGCTAATTCTTTTCAATTCATAATCACAAACGCTGCTGGCATCCGTCTATCTCCTTCCAAGGAAGTCATTCAACCTTTCTCACAAGTCCTGTTGAATTATCTCTGTCCAGATTCTCTACCATATATCCACGATGATGCAGGCTCCATCAGTTGGATCTATTCATGAGCATGACTTTCTAGTTCTCTCCATCAGTTTTTGATCTCGGAGCACGAATACAACAGCTCCTCGCCAAGGCCGTTATTACACGGACCATTCGGTGCACCGTGCTCTGCCGACACAGCATGACATGGGTTGAGATTGCGGCGCCAGGAATGGGCCGGGCTAGAACGTCTTGTGGAACAGAAAACCGGACCACATTTTCTTACGCTATCATCAAGTACCAAAGAACGAAATGTCCGTGAATTTGGTATTATTACACTTTGCTTTTAGGTGAAGCTTTGCTGCTGGCAATTTGGTTCAGTAGAGAATGTGAAAAGGTAATCTAGCATTCAAACCAGACTCCAAGCCTGTACGTGAGTGTGGCTGAAAACCTTCATACCACCAGATATCGTTGTCAAGGACGATGAAACCCTCAAGTTTGGGGGAAATGTCATAACAATACAGTGCAGTACATACTCCTGGTAGATGGAGATGGGCCGAACAGAAGGGAGCACCCGCTGTTAGTTCCCGAGGAGTTTGAACGGTTGGGACCCGCCTGATCTCACGATCAGATATCCATGGAGGGATGAACGGATAGCGAACCTTCATGTGGGACAGGCGTTGATTTGCCATGAAGTCGGCATTGATAAGATCTTACTTTGCTGTAAGGTGGGCTGATTGTGCGGTTGCTTGCCATACTTCAAGATGCACGCAGGCTGTCCAGTATTCCTCAGAAGCCCACAGgcttccctcctccagaaGCACATTTCACCATATTATTGAAGTCCTCTGATAACCCACACACATAGTGATATCATTCAGCGGCCTTCAAGACCTCCAGTTGGTGATCACAGCGGCGCATCAGTGCCGGTGTTACCGTTGCAACACTTCTCGTGACGTCTGAAATACACTAAGAGAGTCTAGAACCCTAGCCCAAGCCGCCCAGCAAGGGCCAGAACTCTATGGATCGCGGAAGCAAGCCCAAGCTTACGTACCCAGCCGCCGTTATCAGGAAGTTCCGGTGTTTTTCCTCTGGACGCCCAGCACTGCCGCCATGCACTACGGCTGTCCGGGGGCAGGGAACAAGGGGACAACAAGCACAGATGATAAACCTAaaaacctcaacctcgaatCTATCCCGTCTGCTAAAAAGCCACGAAGGATCCTCCTGTCTCGGACAGGTGAATCCGTCAAGAAGCACACAACCAACGGCCCCATTGTATCGTTGAGTTTCTCCCCTCTGCTTGGTTGCCCTGTTGCTGTTCCCTCACTTTTTCagccctccaccgcctcatCGTACCATgtatccatccatcacacaAACAAGTGAGGAAGTAGATACCGAGGTGGTCTTTATTGTCCTACCAAAACGCTTGGCCTGCCTTACCTCCGACCATCTGCAGGTGATGTTATTTATAATaggaagcagcagcagtgaaGGCAAAATGCGAGGCCAGCACGCgaggagaccaccaccactacctcccccctctcat comes from the Podospora pseudocomata strain CBS 415.72m chromosome 5, whole genome shotgun sequence genome and includes:
- a CDS encoding hypothetical protein (COG:S; EggNog:ENOG503NX6E) gives rise to the protein MQPGNMMSSPLKIHPEEVAGKVLKRAEISKMARRLQNRLALAQFKTKHGLEDLTLDKIEPRFEDRIRRNRYPDGDILSDSSSSASDLPYPSRTLMSSPLKAPIFSDAIMSSNGSTGHRKRTYVASFDHTMSSPSKRFRQSPTAHRSFSHPLWKDSEHQLTQSSPMKPKRQQHFTTSAGPDLSFYAGSKQISDVYVSTNYAANSDDDDDDLPIQSFQARNSIRISPPRTPPMRSRSLMKKPRDRQSAADNDNAVNNKTGQEGADLLLYLAASPSPAQPRTNNRLMEPPSTPPPKKNNLALPSSMMTTPGGGNPFPATPGMNAFNFEDFVHMTPSPAQKPWKTPLGMGGRTPASVARRRLTFDDTTA
- the GCD6 gene encoding translation initiation factor eIF-2B epsilon subunit, GEF (EggNog:ENOG503NUFH; BUSCO:EOG09260RS7; COG:J), translating into MSKQGGKGAAGKGKKPAKAGGDDKREDALQAVIIADYFQDRFRPFTLDKPRCLLPLVNIPVIEYTLEFLASNGVQEVFIYCGTHSEDIEQYIHESTRWSPNSAISPFSSLEFIRVSDATSVGDFLRDLDKRSLISGDFILVHGDLVANIQLDGILAKHRARREANCDACMTVVLRSVGEEPHRAAKARGITPVFVIDDTDGRCLQYDEIHPLMKDRRLLLDPSVFKHGSFELRSDLIDCGIDICTPDVLALWSESFDYELPRKNFLHGVLKDWELNGKLIYTEIFENGYAARASNLQMYDCISKDILERWVLPFAPDSNLMHDQSYQKVKNNSFVESGVLVERGSKVLQSAIGKDTSIKAGSVISGSVVGRRCQVGKNVKIKDSYIFDDSTIEDGAVITHSILAGGVKIGANAQIPEGSLISYNVEIDRDVRLPTKPPARISAKTDNGQPVENDASLVGPGGKGAVYSVTADDSDSDSDDEGDGDPAQLQNNLIYSLEGLNISTLSVSTLASEDDYDSDEDDEHAGYLHAGDGQRERLSSFTSDDASKPDAFHGDAVNGLVDALRGDDNADFDSAKLEFMGLRLANNASDSSMRRAIAVAFTKRAAEMLTPEHGGLEPAKAAERVLKDKNGAVKFIKDVGVGGDDVKQQTEFALALQKGLVSVRGLEPSRAGTLLAALLQQLYTLDVLEEDGILAWWADRRAAEGDTMTTVKERCKVLVDWLEEADEEDSDEDEDDEDSD